In the genome of Acidobacteriota bacterium, one region contains:
- the lpxI gene encoding UDP-2,3-diacylglucosamine diphosphatase LpxI (LpxI, functionally equivalent to LpxH, replaces it in LPS biosynthesis in a minority of bacteria.) translates to MPIGLIAGNGTFPFLVLRAARQLGHDVTVVAIEGEAFPALTQLAAELGGTSIHWIPLGKLGTCIAILREAGVSQAVMAGQVKHVKLFTDVMPDLTLLGVLGRLATRNTNSLISGIAEALQQHGIALMDSTALLSDLLAGAGVLTKVQPSEAMTADFAFGYRVADVVAGLDIGQTIVVKDRAVVAVEAMEGTDAAIQRAGALAGAETRIVKVAKPRQDMRFDVPIVGVATIAAMRAAGADGLSIDAGRTLVIDGDAFVRAADAAGIVVVGRAQP, encoded by the coding sequence ATGCCCATCGGGCTCATCGCCGGCAACGGCACCTTTCCGTTTCTCGTCCTGCGCGCGGCGCGCCAGCTCGGTCACGACGTCACCGTCGTCGCCATCGAGGGCGAGGCGTTTCCGGCTCTGACCCAGCTCGCGGCCGAGCTCGGCGGCACGTCGATCCACTGGATTCCGCTCGGCAAGCTGGGCACGTGCATCGCGATCCTGCGGGAGGCCGGCGTGTCGCAGGCGGTCATGGCCGGCCAGGTCAAGCACGTGAAGCTGTTCACCGACGTGATGCCGGACCTGACGCTCCTCGGCGTGCTCGGCCGGCTGGCGACGCGCAACACGAACTCGCTCATCAGCGGGATCGCCGAGGCGCTGCAGCAGCACGGGATCGCGCTCATGGACTCGACGGCGCTGCTGTCCGACCTGCTGGCGGGCGCGGGCGTGCTCACGAAAGTGCAGCCCTCCGAGGCGATGACGGCGGACTTCGCGTTCGGCTATCGCGTCGCCGACGTCGTCGCCGGGCTCGACATCGGGCAGACGATCGTGGTGAAGGATCGGGCGGTCGTGGCGGTCGAGGCGATGGAGGGCACCGACGCGGCGATCCAGCGGGCCGGTGCGTTGGCCGGCGCCGAGACGCGCATCGTCAAGGTCGCGAAGCCGCGGCAGGACATGCGGTTCGACGTGCCGATCGTCGGCGTCGCCACGATCGCGGCCATGCGGGCGGCCGGCGCCGACGGGCTGTCGATCGACGCCGGCCGGACGCTCGTGATCGACGGCGACGCCTTCGTCCGCGCCGCCGACGCGGCGGGCATCGTCGTCGTCGGGAGGGCGCAGCCGTGA